The segment GTGGCTATGGCCCCCACCGTGATGGCCTCCTCGGCCACCTCCGTGGCTCCATTCCAAGGGCTCAAGtccaccgccggcctccccgtcagccgccgctccaccaACTCGGGCTTCGGCAACGTCAGCAATGGCGGAAGGATCAAGTGCATGCaggtatatatgatatataccTCCTCAGGCTTCTCCTTTAAAGTCAAGGATCAAATTAACTCATGTTACGAAATTCAAATTAACCTGATTTAAATTTTTACATTATTTATTCAGGTGTGGCCAATTGAGGGCATCAAGAAGTTCGAGACCCTATCGTACCTGCCACCACTCACCGTGGAGGATCTTTTGAAGCAGATCGAGTACTTGCTTCGGTCTAAGTGGGTGCCTTGCCTCGAGTTCAGCAAGGTTGGGTTCGTCTACCGTGAGAACCACAGGTCTCCCGGGTACTACGATGGCAGGTATTGGACCATGTGGAAGCTGCC is part of the Oryza glaberrima chromosome 12, OglaRS2, whole genome shotgun sequence genome and harbors:
- the LOC127757471 gene encoding ribulose bisphosphate carboxylase small subunit, chloroplastic 2 gives rise to the protein MAPTVMASSATSVAPFQGLKSTAGLPVSRRSTNSGFGNVSNGGRIKCMQVWPIEGIKKFETLSYLPPLTVEDLLKQIEYLLRSKWVPCLEFSKVGFVYRENHRSPGYYDGRYWTMWKLPMFGCTDATQVLKELEEAKKAYPDAFVRIIGFDNVRQVQLISFIAYKPPGCEESGGN